The genomic DNA CGAGAGAGCTGCTGATCGATTGCTGTATTCATATACATCGCAAGAATGATCGGCGCTGGACCATTGATCGTCATGGAGACAGATGTTGTCGGTGATGTCAGATCGAAGCCTGCATACAGCTTCTTCATGTCATCGAGCGTACAAATGCTGACGCCACTCTCGCCGACCTTACCGTAGATGTCCGGTCGATGATCCGGGTCTTCTCCATACAACGTGACGGAATCGAATGCTGTAGAAAGACGTTTCGCTTCATCATCCTTTGATAGGTAATGGAAACGGCGGTTCGTACGTTCCGGCGTACCTTCCCCGGCAAACTGACGTTTCGGATCTTCACCTTTTCGTTTGAAAGGGAATACGCCAGCAGTAAACGGAAAACGTCCAGGTACATTCTCAAGCAGGGACCAGCGAACGATTTCGCCCCAATCCTTGAACTTAGGAAGAGCGACCTTTGGTATATCAAGACCTGCAAGGCTGCGGGTCTTCAGCTCCGTCACAATTTCCTTATCGCGGATCTTCGTCACGAATTCATCCTTGCTGTATTGTTCCTTCAATGTGTCCCATCCGTCTAAAACTTCTTTGACTTCTGGGTGGATCTTTTTCTCATAGTTGGTTTTCACATCATTCAACGTACGGATTGTCACATCGCCATCTGCATTCGTTTCTTCGATGGCTTCTAACGTTCCTTCGATCTGGAACAGTTTACGTGCCGATTCAGACTGCTCTGAAACGAACTCATGATAGTTACGGACCGTATGGACGATATCATTCAAATAACCGACGCGATCCGGAGGGATGATCATGTTTTGCTTTTCGACTTTGCCTTCACTGCTCAAGGATGTTGTCCATCCAAGGTTGAATTTGTCATTCAACACATTGACTAATGCATTGAAGAGGATGTTCGTCCCTTGATCGTTGAACTGGCTTGCGATTGTTCCGTAAACCGGCATTTCTTCAGGATCTTTATCAAAGAGTGTGCGGCTTCGTTGATACGTTTTCCGCACCTCACGAAGGGCATCCTCAGAGCCTTTGCGGTCAAACTTGTTGATGGCGATCAAATCGGCGAAATCGATCATATCGATTTTTTCCAATTGGGACGGAGCACCGAATTCGCTCGTCATCACATACATGGAGACGTCGGAGATTTCCACGATTTCAGCGTTCCCCTGCCCGATTCCGCTCGTCTCGACGATGATCAGGTCGTATCCAGCCGCTTTCACGACTGCAAGCGCATCATTGATCGCTCCGGACAATTCTGTCTTCGATCCACGTGTCGCAAGGCTTCGCATATAAACGCGAGGTGAATGGATCGCGTTCATACGGATCCGGTCTCCAAGCAATGCTCCGCCTGTCTTCTGTTTCGTCGGGTCGACCGAGATGATGGCGATCGTTTTATCGTCGAATTCATTCAAGTAGCGGCGGACGAGCTCATCTGTCAAAGAGCTTTTACCCGCTCCTCCTGTACCTGTGATTCCGAGTACAGGAACATCCTTCGCCATATCCTTCAATTGTGTTAGCGCTTTTTCTGCTGTCGCAGCCATTTCGGCTTCCTTCACTTTTCCGAAGTTCTCTGCAGCGGTAATGAGACGTGCTACCGCTCTAGGCTCTCGCAATGGCAGGTGCTCCAGCTCATCCTTCAATTCCGTGATGGTCGGGAAATCGCACTCCTTCACCATCTCATTTATCATGCCTTGAAGGCCTAATTTCCGACCGTCTTCAGGCGAGAAGATTCGTGCGACTCCATAATCATGGAGTTCCTTGATCTCCTTCGGAATGATGACCCCGCCGCCGCCTCCGTAAACGCGGATGTGGGAAGCACCATGTTCCTTTAGAAGATCGACCATGTATTTGAAGTATTCAACGTGTCCGCCTTGATAAGAGGAAACAGCAATACCCTGTACATCCTCCTGGATGGCAGCCTGGACGACTTCGTCAACGGAACGGTTGTGGCCGAGGTGGATGACTTCCGCTCCACTTGCCTGGATGATCCTTCTCATAATATTGATGGAAGCATCATGTCCGTCGAACAAGCTTGCTGCCGTAACGAACCGAACGGGATGCTTCGGCTTGTAAATTTCGGTTTCCATGATAGGCTTACTCCTTTCTATGTTCAAAACCTTGATTGATCTTTATGTTTGATTATTTTTCTAAATGGCGTTTTGTAACAGTCGCCAGCTATTTAAACATGTGTTGTCGTCTGATCCATCGCGATGCCATTCAAGAGCAGCTGGATCTGGAACTGCGTATAGCTCTCTAACGTATGTTCCTTCTGTAGCACCCAACGTCTGAATGTCCACATCTGACCCTGCGTCATGATGTTATGGGCAAGGAGATTCACTTCTTTTTCCGTAAGCGACAGGTTCCCCGCATCCACGGAACGTTGGATCAGCTTTTCAAACATGCCTGTCATTTCGATTTCTTTTCTTAGGACGTATGGAAGCGCCTCGTCAGACAACGATTTCGCTTCCTGATACATGACAAGCACTTCATCCTGCATTTCATCCATTACTTTAAAATACGCGGCAATGGCCTCTTTGAGCCTGTTAATGCCTGGCTGATCCATGACAATTTCACTTTGAAGCCTTGAGCGTACTTCATCGTAAATCGAGTCACACACCAGATAAAGGACGTCTTCCTTCGTCCGGATATATTCATAAAGCGTACCGATGCTGAAACCTGCTGCCTTGGCGATTTCTCTTGTAGTCGTCCGGTGAAATCCTTTTTCTTTGAAAAGAGTCACTGCTGCTTTCACCATTTCTTCTCTACGCTTCTGAATGAGCTTTTCATCTTTGACTAATGATGGTACTTTCTTTTTCCCCAAACCTCATCCCTCTTTCGTAGTCGTATCTTGTGACTCAGAAGGGTTCCGCCTTTGAGTCCATTCCGACAAGATCGTATCAGCGGCTGTGTAAGGATCGATCTCCCTGCGTGCAATCTGTTCTCTCCAGCTTCCTTTTTCGTTCTCTTTCTCAATCAGGCGCATCAGCTCGTAATGGACGACCTCCAGCACCTCTTCTTGCAGAATCCGGGTCTGCTTTCGCTTTCCTTCTCCACTATCCTTCAAATACTGACCATGCTCTTTGAACCGATCCCAAAGCTCTTTAAGCCCTTTATTTTGAGTCGAAATCGTTTGGGCGATCGGGGGACGCCATTCCGCATCATGCTTCACAAGGTCAAGCATCCCTTCAATCTCGGTCATTAGCTTTGAAACCCCGGGTAGATCTGCTTTATTGATAATGAACAAATCAGCGATCTCCATGATCCCGGCTTTGAACACCTGGACGACATCTCCGCTTCCAGGATTCAATACAACGGCCGTTGTGTCGGCAACCTTCATGATGTCGAGTTCGGATTGACCGACGCCGACCGTTTCGACGAGAATGACATCGAATCCGTATGCATCCATAAGCCGGACAGCTTCCTTCGTCGTCCTCGCAAGACCCCCAAGACTTCCACGTGTGCCCATGCTTCGGATATACACACCTGCGTCTGTAAAATGATCCGCCATCCGGACGCGGTCCCCGAGCAGTGCCCCTCCGCTGAAGGGACTTGTCGGGTCGACCGCAACGATTCCGACGGTCATTTTTTTCGATCGTAAAAACTGGATGAGCCGATTGACGAGGGAGCTCTTCCCGGCACCCGGAGAACCAGTGATTCCGATGATATGCGCACCTTTCCCTTGATCATGTACGGCCTTTAAAATTTCAAGCTTATCCGGATGGTCATTTTCAAAGTGACTGATTCCTCGGGCTAACGCTCTCATGTCCCTATCTATCAATCTTTTCGCGAGCTCGTGCATACGTGCTCCTCCCGTTCAACTGTTGGCGATTAATCTGCGATAAGCATCCTAGAGATGACAAGTCGTTGAATTTCTTGTGTTCCTTCATAAATTTGAGTGATTTTCGCATCACGCATGTAACGCTCGACTGGATAATCCTTCGTATATCCATATCCGCCATATACCTGAACGGCTTCTGTCGTCACTTCCATCGCGATGTCTCCAGCGTACAATTTCGACATTGCGGATTCCTTACCGTATGGAAGTCCTTCACTTTCGCGCCATGCCGCTTGATACGTCAGCAATCGTGCAGCTTCAACTTTAGTCGCCATATCGGCAAGCTTGAATCCGATTCCTTGTTGTAAACCGATCGGCTTACCGAACTGGTGGCGCTCTTTTGCATAGTTCGTTGAAGCGTCAAGTGCCCCTTGCGCAATTCCGACAGCTTGGGCTGCAATTCCGTTACGTCCGCCATCGAGCGTCTGCATCG from Pseudalkalibacillus sp. SCS-8 includes the following:
- the meaB gene encoding methylmalonyl Co-A mutase-associated GTPase MeaB, which produces MHELAKRLIDRDMRALARGISHFENDHPDKLEILKAVHDQGKGAHIIGITGSPGAGKSSLVNRLIQFLRSKKMTVGIVAVDPTSPFSGGALLGDRVRMADHFTDAGVYIRSMGTRGSLGGLARTTKEAVRLMDAYGFDVILVETVGVGQSELDIMKVADTTAVVLNPGSGDVVQVFKAGIMEIADLFIINKADLPGVSKLMTEIEGMLDLVKHDAEWRPPIAQTISTQNKGLKELWDRFKEHGQYLKDSGEGKRKQTRILQEEVLEVVHYELMRLIEKENEKGSWREQIARREIDPYTAADTILSEWTQRRNPSESQDTTTKEG
- a CDS encoding TetR/AcrR family transcriptional regulator; this translates as MGKKKVPSLVKDEKLIQKRREEMVKAAVTLFKEKGFHRTTTREIAKAAGFSIGTLYEYIRTKEDVLYLVCDSIYDEVRSRLQSEIVMDQPGINRLKEAIAAYFKVMDEMQDEVLVMYQEAKSLSDEALPYVLRKEIEMTGMFEKLIQRSVDAGNLSLTEKEVNLLAHNIMTQGQMWTFRRWVLQKEHTLESYTQFQIQLLLNGIAMDQTTTHV
- the icmF gene encoding fused isobutyryl-CoA mutase/GTPase IcmF, producing the protein METEIYKPKHPVRFVTAASLFDGHDASINIMRRIIQASGAEVIHLGHNRSVDEVVQAAIQEDVQGIAVSSYQGGHVEYFKYMVDLLKEHGASHIRVYGGGGGVIIPKEIKELHDYGVARIFSPEDGRKLGLQGMINEMVKECDFPTITELKDELEHLPLREPRAVARLITAAENFGKVKEAEMAATAEKALTQLKDMAKDVPVLGITGTGGAGKSSLTDELVRRYLNEFDDKTIAIISVDPTKQKTGGALLGDRIRMNAIHSPRVYMRSLATRGSKTELSGAINDALAVVKAAGYDLIIVETSGIGQGNAEIVEISDVSMYVMTSEFGAPSQLEKIDMIDFADLIAINKFDRKGSEDALREVRKTYQRSRTLFDKDPEEMPVYGTIASQFNDQGTNILFNALVNVLNDKFNLGWTTSLSSEGKVEKQNMIIPPDRVGYLNDIVHTVRNYHEFVSEQSESARKLFQIEGTLEAIEETNADGDVTIRTLNDVKTNYEKKIHPEVKEVLDGWDTLKEQYSKDEFVTKIRDKEIVTELKTRSLAGLDIPKVALPKFKDWGEIVRWSLLENVPGRFPFTAGVFPFKRKGEDPKRQFAGEGTPERTNRRFHYLSKDDEAKRLSTAFDSVTLYGEDPDHRPDIYGKVGESGVSICTLDDMKKLYAGFDLTSPTTSVSMTINGPAPIILAMYMNTAIDQQLSRFEEENGRKPNAEEEADIRAKTLAVVRGTVQADILKEDQGQNTCIFSTEFALRLMGDIQEYFIENKVRNYYSVSISGYHIAEAGANPITQLALTLANGFTYVEYYLSRGMDINTFAPNLSFFFSNGLDPEYTVIGRVARRIWATVMKNKYKANERSQKLKYHIQTSGRSLHAQEIDFNDIRTTLQALMAIYDNCNSLHTNSYDEAITTPTEESVRRAMAIQMIITKELGLAKNENSLQGSFIIEELTDLVEEAVLKEFERINARGGVLGAMETQYQRGKIQEESMYYEMKKHDGSLPIIGVNTYLNPNPPSEEDFNLQLARATKEEKEQQIKHLREFQEKHGDKTAEALQRLKQTALSGGNLFAELMTTVRYASLGQITRALYEVGGKYRRNM